The following are encoded in a window of Bacillus sp. SORGH_AS_0510 genomic DNA:
- the fabF gene encoding beta-ketoacyl-ACP synthase II: MEKRRVVVTGVGAVTPLGNDVETTWKGIIEGKSGIGPLTRVNADEYPAKVAAELKDFNPEVFMDKKDARKMDRFTQYAVASALMAVKDANLTINEENSERVGVWIGSGIGGMETFEQQYETFQKRGYKRVSPFFVPMLIPDMATGQVSITLGARGFNSCTVTACATGTNSIGDAFKVIQRGDADVMVTGGAEAPITKMSVAGFCANTALSTNPDPNTASRPFDKNRDGFVIGEGAGIIILEELEHALARGANIYAEIVGYGATGDAYHITAPAPGGEGGARAMKMAINDGGLQPQDIDYINAHGTSTEYNDKFETLAVKEVFGDYAYKLAMSSTKSMTGHLLGAAGGVEAIFTLLAMRDSILPPTINYETPDPECDLDYVVNKARPKEIKAAMSNSLGFGGHNATIVFKKYE, encoded by the coding sequence ATGGAAAAACGCAGGGTTGTAGTAACAGGCGTTGGAGCGGTGACTCCGCTTGGTAACGATGTTGAAACAACATGGAAGGGGATTATTGAGGGGAAATCAGGTATTGGTCCATTGACAAGAGTCAATGCAGACGAATACCCAGCGAAGGTAGCTGCCGAGTTGAAAGACTTTAATCCAGAAGTATTTATGGATAAAAAAGATGCTCGTAAAATGGACCGATTTACGCAATATGCTGTTGCGAGTGCTCTTATGGCTGTAAAGGACGCCAACCTAACCATTAATGAAGAGAATTCAGAAAGAGTGGGAGTGTGGATTGGTTCCGGTATTGGTGGAATGGAGACGTTTGAACAACAGTATGAAACCTTTCAGAAAAGAGGGTACAAGCGCGTTAGTCCATTCTTTGTTCCAATGCTAATTCCTGATATGGCCACTGGCCAAGTATCCATTACCCTTGGAGCAAGAGGCTTTAACTCATGTACAGTAACAGCGTGTGCCACTGGAACAAATTCCATTGGTGATGCTTTTAAAGTCATTCAACGCGGAGACGCAGATGTAATGGTAACTGGTGGTGCAGAAGCGCCAATTACAAAAATGTCAGTGGCTGGTTTTTGTGCAAATACTGCACTATCTACAAATCCAGATCCAAATACAGCAAGCAGACCGTTTGATAAAAACCGTGATGGATTCGTCATTGGTGAAGGTGCGGGAATTATCATTCTTGAAGAGTTAGAACATGCTCTTGCACGTGGAGCTAACATTTATGCAGAAATCGTCGGATATGGAGCGACAGGTGATGCTTATCATATCACGGCACCAGCACCAGGCGGTGAGGGCGGTGCTCGTGCAATGAAGATGGCGATTAATGATGGCGGATTACAACCTCAGGATATTGATTATATCAATGCTCATGGTACAAGTACCGAATATAATGATAAATTTGAAACATTAGCAGTAAAGGAAGTATTCGGAGATTATGCCTATAAGCTCGCGATGAGTTCTACTAAATCAATGACAGGCCATCTACTAGGTGCCGCAGGTGGAGTAGAAGCAATTTTCACTTTGTTAGCTATGAGAGATAGTATCCTACCGCCAACTATTAATTATGAAACACCAGATCCGGAATGTGATTTGGATTATGTAGTAAATAAAGCACGACCAAAAGAAATTAAAGCAGCAATGAGTAATTCACTTGGTTTCGGTGGACATAACGCAACCATCGTATTTAAAAAATATGAGTAA
- a CDS encoding beta-ketoacyl-ACP synthase III — MRAGIVGIGRYLPEKIVTNQDLEKMMDTSDEWIRTRTGIEERRIATDDIDTSDMALAAAEEAIKHAGITAEEIDLILVATVTPDTPFPSVACRIQEKLGATKAAAMDISAACAGFMYGMVTAKQFIETSVYKYVLVVGVEKLSKITDWNDRNTAVLFGDGAGAAIMGPVSENRGILSFELGADGTGAKHLYQDEYIIMNGREVFKFAVRQMGESSLNVLEKAGLTKEDVDFLIPHQANIRIMEASRQRLELPVEKMSKTVHKYGNTSAASIPISIVEELEAGKIKDDDVIVMVGFGGGLTWGAIAIRWGK; from the coding sequence GTGAGAGCTGGTATTGTCGGAATTGGTAGGTATTTACCAGAGAAGATAGTCACTAATCAAGATTTAGAGAAAATGATGGATACCTCTGATGAGTGGATTCGTACCAGAACAGGAATTGAAGAGCGGAGAATTGCTACAGATGATATTGATACATCAGACATGGCGTTAGCGGCGGCGGAAGAGGCCATAAAGCATGCTGGTATTACTGCTGAGGAGATCGATTTAATCTTAGTAGCTACGGTTACACCGGATACACCATTCCCTTCTGTTGCTTGTAGGATTCAAGAGAAATTAGGTGCTACAAAGGCAGCGGCAATGGATATAAGTGCTGCTTGCGCAGGATTCATGTATGGAATGGTTACGGCCAAACAATTTATTGAAACCTCTGTTTATAAATACGTACTTGTAGTGGGGGTGGAAAAACTTTCTAAAATAACTGATTGGAATGATCGAAATACTGCTGTCCTCTTCGGGGACGGAGCAGGAGCTGCGATTATGGGTCCAGTGTCAGAAAATCGTGGAATCTTGTCTTTCGAGCTAGGTGCAGATGGTACAGGTGCCAAACATTTATATCAAGACGAATATATCATTATGAATGGTAGAGAAGTCTTTAAATTTGCTGTTAGACAGATGGGAGAGAGTAGTCTAAACGTACTTGAAAAGGCTGGTTTGACGAAGGAGGATGTCGATTTCCTAATTCCGCATCAAGCGAATATTCGAATCATGGAAGCTTCTCGTCAAAGATTGGAACTGCCTGTTGAAAAAATGTCTAAAACTGTTCATAAATATGGAAATACATCAGCTGCATCCATTCCTATCTCCATTGTTGAGGAGTTGGAAGCAGGAAAAATAAAAGATGATGACGTAATTGTAATGGTCGGTTTTGGCGGCGGCCTAACATGGGGAGCTATTGCGATCCGTTGGGGTAAATAA
- a CDS encoding BMP family ABC transporter substrate-binding protein produces MLKRFKTILLCLLLLGLGACTEQKSSGKLQKVGLLVPETVNDQVWGTKGFKGMLKIQSKFNVEVFYKEDMNSEAVVRRAIEEFDQKGVNLIFGHGAEYAEYFNKISKDFPKIHFVSFNGDAKNTNTTSLNFKAHAMGFFGGMVAAHMSNNHKVGVLAAYEWQPEIEGFYQGALAENKDTNVSIEYVGNWDDETKALQLVDHMLQNGVDVVYPAGDGYNVPVIERVKEKGLFVIGYVSEQSDLGESTVLTSTIQQVDKLYEKVADQYNKGELKSGNLSFDFKDNVISLGKYSPLVKKDFIEKMNKHIEEYKESGKLPK; encoded by the coding sequence ATGCTAAAGCGGTTCAAAACCATTCTTTTATGTCTACTCTTACTTGGACTTGGAGCTTGTACAGAACAAAAGTCCTCAGGAAAATTACAAAAAGTAGGCTTGCTAGTTCCTGAAACTGTAAATGATCAAGTATGGGGAACCAAGGGGTTCAAAGGGATGTTAAAGATCCAATCAAAATTTAACGTTGAAGTATTTTATAAAGAAGACATGAATTCAGAAGCTGTAGTCAGACGCGCGATTGAAGAATTTGACCAAAAAGGGGTAAACCTTATTTTTGGTCATGGAGCGGAATATGCAGAGTATTTTAATAAAATCTCTAAAGATTTCCCTAAAATACATTTTGTCAGCTTTAATGGAGATGCAAAGAATACAAATACAACAAGTCTTAATTTTAAAGCACATGCGATGGGGTTTTTTGGAGGGATGGTTGCTGCTCATATGTCAAATAATCATAAGGTTGGCGTATTAGCTGCTTATGAGTGGCAACCTGAAATTGAAGGGTTTTATCAAGGTGCACTAGCAGAAAATAAGGATACCAATGTTAGCATAGAATATGTCGGAAATTGGGATGACGAAACAAAGGCATTACAATTGGTAGATCATATGTTGCAAAATGGGGTTGATGTGGTGTATCCTGCTGGTGATGGCTACAATGTTCCTGTAATTGAAAGAGTGAAGGAAAAAGGCCTATTTGTTATCGGCTATGTCTCAGAACAGTCTGACTTAGGAGAATCAACAGTTTTAACCAGCACAATCCAACAGGTTGATAAATTGTATGAGAAAGTAGCTGACCAATATAACAAAGGGGAATTGAAATCCGGGAATTTGTCCTTTGATTTTAAAGATAACGTGATTTCACTTGGAAAGTACAGTCCATTAGTTAAGAAAGATTTCATTGAGAAAATGAACAAACACATTGAGGAATATAAGGAATCTGGCAAATTGCCTAAATAA
- a CDS encoding ComZ family protein — MNNQDHTLQFMQIAMKYLPEAKEQLDQAGIELSMELIQPFMNLFTKVMEEAYELGRESALSELKHS, encoded by the coding sequence ATGAATAATCAAGATCATACATTACAATTTATGCAAATCGCGATGAAGTATTTACCAGAGGCAAAAGAACAATTGGATCAGGCAGGTATTGAATTATCGATGGAGTTAATCCAGCCATTCATGAATTTATTTACAAAAGTTATGGAAGAAGCATATGAACTTGGCAGAGAAAGTGCTTTAAGTGAATTGAAACACTCATAA